A region from the Flavobacteriales bacterium genome encodes:
- a CDS encoding tyrosine--tRNA ligase, whose protein sequence is MPVKDFIEELRWRGLLHDSMPGTQEHLNTGPVSGYIGFDPTADSLHVGNLVQIMILTHFQRCGHKPVALVGGATGMVGDPSGKNAERNLLDEEALRHNQKCIQAQLERFLDFNAPENPARLVNNYDWFKDMGFLRFIREVGKHITVNYMMAKDSVKNRLETGLSFTEFSYQLVQGYDFHWLWKNMDCRVQMGGSDQWGNITTGTELIRRMGGGEAEQRPAFAVTTPLLTKADGSKFGKSESGNVWLDAARTSPYKYYQFWLNASDADVVKYARIFTTWEHDEIEAREAEHAAKPGTLQKLFAADITRRTHGEAELQKALKTSEAVFGNSPEALASLPESVWEDLYDTLPNPEKVENKPHPEFGIAGVSLKQIGDGIPMSKLLWWSGCTGSSGDAKRALKEGSVSVNKVKISGEDAGTTSDYLIHKRFMLLQRGKKNYFLVKVVD, encoded by the coding sequence ATGCCAGTGAAGGATTTCATCGAAGAGCTGCGTTGGCGCGGTCTGCTGCACGACAGTATGCCTGGCACGCAGGAACACCTGAACACCGGTCCGGTGAGCGGTTACATCGGTTTCGACCCCACGGCCGACAGCCTGCACGTGGGCAACCTGGTGCAGATCATGATCCTCACGCACTTCCAACGCTGCGGGCACAAACCCGTCGCACTGGTGGGCGGGGCAACGGGCATGGTGGGCGACCCCAGCGGCAAGAACGCCGAACGCAACCTGCTCGACGAGGAGGCGCTCCGGCACAATCAGAAGTGCATCCAAGCGCAATTGGAACGCTTCCTCGACTTCAACGCGCCGGAGAACCCGGCACGACTGGTCAACAACTACGATTGGTTCAAGGACATGGGCTTCCTGCGGTTCATCCGCGAGGTGGGCAAGCACATCACGGTGAACTACATGATGGCCAAGGACAGCGTGAAGAACCGCTTGGAGACCGGGCTCAGCTTCACCGAGTTCAGCTACCAGCTGGTGCAGGGCTACGACTTCCACTGGCTGTGGAAGAACATGGATTGCCGGGTGCAGATGGGCGGTAGTGATCAGTGGGGCAACATCACCACGGGCACGGAACTGATCCGGCGCATGGGCGGTGGCGAAGCCGAGCAGCGGCCCGCGTTCGCCGTTACCACTCCCCTGCTCACCAAAGCCGACGGCAGCAAATTCGGTAAGAGCGAGAGCGGCAACGTGTGGCTCGATGCCGCACGCACATCGCCGTACAAGTACTACCAGTTCTGGCTAAACGCCAGCGACGCGGATGTGGTGAAGTACGCGCGGATCTTCACCACCTGGGAGCACGATGAGATCGAGGCACGCGAGGCGGAACATGCCGCCAAGCCCGGCACCTTGCAAAAGCTCTTTGCGGCGGACATCACGCGGCGCACGCACGGAGAAGCTGAACTGCAGAAGGCGCTCAAGACATCAGAAGCCGTCTTTGGCAACTCCCCAGAAGCACTTGCAAGCTTGCCTGAAAGCGTGTGGGAAGATCTCTACGACACTTTGCCGAACCCTGAGAAGGTGGAAAACAAACCACACCCGGAGTTCGGCATTGCTGGTGTGAGCTTGAAGCAAATTGGGGACGGCATACCGATGAGCAAGCTTCTTTGGTGGTCGGGTTGCACTGGTTCAAGCGGGGACGCCAAGCGCGCGCTTAAGGAAGGCTCAGTCTCTGTGAACAAGGTGAAGATCTCTGGCGAGGATGCCGGCACAACTTCAGACTACCTGATTCACAAGCGCTTTATGCTGCTGCAGCGCGGCAAGAAGAACTACTTCCTGGTGAAGGTGGTGGACTAG
- a CDS encoding sulfite exporter TauE/SafE family protein has product MDPSCIVVPAAALSASLVTIISGFGLGTLLLPVFALFFPLDLSVLLTAVVHLLNNLFKLGLLWKSIDRRTVLLFGAPGIVGAFGGAWLLDRLGALEPLYEGVRMPVDAVRVGIAILMVLFALTELLPSVASFSFHPKYLLPGGLISGFFGGFSGHQGALRTMFLLRSGLGKEALIATGVAIACLVDLTRIPVYTASPLRDSIAVQWPLLALSTVAAFAGAYWGKRLIPKVTLRGVQLLVAAFMVVIAVGLAVGAL; this is encoded by the coding sequence ATGGATCCGTCCTGCATCGTCGTACCGGCTGCGGCGCTTTCGGCGTCGTTGGTCACCATCATCAGCGGCTTCGGCCTGGGCACCCTTCTGCTCCCGGTCTTCGCGCTCTTCTTCCCGCTCGATCTATCGGTGCTGCTCACTGCGGTGGTGCACCTGCTCAACAACTTGTTCAAGCTCGGGCTGTTGTGGAAATCCATCGATCGTCGGACGGTATTGCTGTTCGGTGCACCGGGCATAGTGGGCGCGTTCGGCGGTGCATGGCTGCTCGATCGGCTCGGCGCGCTGGAGCCGCTTTACGAAGGCGTGCGCATGCCCGTGGACGCTGTGCGCGTCGGGATCGCGATCCTCATGGTGCTGTTCGCGCTAACGGAATTGCTGCCTTCCGTTGCCAGTTTCTCCTTCCACCCGAAGTACCTGCTTCCGGGAGGGCTTATCAGCGGGTTTTTCGGTGGGTTCAGCGGACATCAGGGTGCATTGCGCACCATGTTCTTGTTGCGTTCGGGTTTGGGCAAGGAGGCGCTAATTGCCACCGGCGTGGCCATTGCCTGCCTTGTCGACCTCACACGTATCCCTGTTTATACGGCTTCACCGTTGCGCGACAGCATCGCCGTGCAGTGGCCTTTGCTGGCTTTGAGCACCGTGGCCGCGTTCGCAGGTGCGTATTGGGGCAAGCGGCTCATCCCGAAAGTGACGCTCCGTGGCGTGCAGTTGCTGGTGGCAGCCTTCATGGTGGTGATCGCTGTGGGCTTGGCGGTCGGCGCGTTGTAG
- a CDS encoding acyl transferase produces the protein MTATIDPALLERPFRIAGPADFNALALDLFRLHAAHNPVYRGFLNGLGHRATKVEHWEDIPCLPISFFKQTDVLLEGSSPRLTFTSSGTTGVEASKHHVPWPAHYERSFMEGFQRVFGHVRDWRIIALLPSYLERSGSSLVYMAEALTRASGDPLSGTYLYQYETVRELLQRSEAEGKRTMLLGVTFALLDLAEQCPQPLKHTLVVETGGMKGRRKEVVREELHATLKQAFGLNAVHSEYGMTELFSQAWSTGDGIYQCPPWMQVHLRDVNDPFASVPNGRTGGINVFDLCNVGSCPFIATQDLGRMHTDGTFEVLGRFDNSDVRGCSLMVEA, from the coding sequence ATGACGGCCACCATTGATCCCGCGCTGCTCGAACGGCCGTTCCGGATCGCCGGGCCCGCCGACTTCAACGCGCTGGCGCTCGACTTATTCCGCCTGCATGCCGCCCACAACCCTGTTTACCGGGGATTCCTGAACGGCCTGGGCCACCGTGCCACGAAAGTCGAGCACTGGGAGGATATTCCGTGCCTTCCGATCTCCTTTTTCAAGCAAACGGATGTGTTGCTGGAGGGCTCTTCACCCCGCCTGACCTTCACCAGCAGCGGCACAACTGGTGTGGAAGCGAGCAAGCACCATGTGCCGTGGCCAGCCCATTACGAGCGGTCGTTCATGGAAGGCTTCCAGCGTGTGTTCGGGCATGTGCGCGACTGGCGGATCATCGCGTTGCTGCCGAGCTACCTGGAGCGCAGTGGCAGTTCGCTGGTGTACATGGCCGAAGCGCTCACCCGTGCCAGCGGCGACCCATTGAGCGGCACGTACCTCTACCAGTACGAGACCGTGCGCGAACTGCTTCAGCGTTCGGAGGCCGAAGGCAAACGCACGATGCTCCTGGGTGTCACCTTCGCATTGCTCGACCTGGCCGAGCAATGCCCACAACCGCTAAAGCACACCTTGGTAGTGGAAACCGGAGGCATGAAGGGGCGGCGCAAAGAGGTCGTGCGTGAAGAGCTGCACGCAACACTGAAGCAAGCGTTCGGCCTCAACGCCGTGCACAGCGAGTACGGCATGACTGAACTGTTCTCACAGGCCTGGAGCACCGGCGACGGTATCTACCAGTGTCCGCCGTGGATGCAGGTGCACTTGCGCGATGTGAACGACCCGTTCGCTTCCGTGCCCAACGGCCGCACCGGCGGCATCAATGTGTTCGACCTGTGCAACGTCGGCTCCTGCCCGTTCATCGCCACGCAGGACCTGGGCCGCATGCACACGGACGGCACCTTTGAAGTGCTCGGACGTTTCGACAACAGCGATGTGCGCGGGTGCAGTTTGATGGTGGAGGCCTAG